CGACTCGATTGCTCCCGTCGAGCTGCCTGAGGACTGAGCACGCCGTTTCGCCCGGGGCGGTGGGCACCTGACGGCCCGTCGTGGCTGGTCGCGCCCACGCGGCGGAGCCGCAGACGACACAGCCCCGCGCCCGTGGGCCGGCCCCTGCGGGGCGGCCCACGCCTACGCCCCCAGCCCGCACCCCCGCGGGCTGGGGGCGACGTCTATACCCCTGCCGCCCTCACCGCCCCGTACACCTCCGCCGCCACGTCCCTCAGCTCCTCCGCGTCCCCCGTGCTGCCCGCCAGGTCGATGAGGATCTCGTCCACCGCGCCCGTGGACGCGTGCGCTGCGAGGTCCTCGACGATCTGGGCGACGTTGCCCTGGAAGGGGGCGCGTCGGGCGCCCTCGTGTGCCTTGGGGGTGTACCGCGTGTTGGCCCGCAGGACGGTGTGGAGCGGGCGCGTCCGGCCCCGCTCGGTGGCCAGTTCCTTCAGGGTCTTGGCCTGTTCGGCGAGGGCTTCGGGGCCCGCCGCCACCGGCATCCAGCCGTCCGCACGGTCCACCAGCCTGCGCAGGGCGCGGGGGCTGTTGGCGGGGAGCAGGACCGGGATCGGCCCGGCGGGCTTGGGTCCGACCACGGACGGCGCGATGGTGGTCAGCTCACCCTCGTACGCCACCGGGTCGGGGCCCCACACCGCACGGCAGACGTCGAGCAGCTCGTCCAGGACCTTGCCGCGCCGCTCGTAGGGGGCGACGGAGGCGGCCGCGTACTCGTCGCGGGACCAGCCCGTGCCGAAGCCCGCGACGACCCGGCCGCCGCTCGCCGCGTCCAACGAGGCCAGCGAGCGCGCCAGTTGGAACGGGATGTGGAGCGGGGCGACCAGTACGCTGGTGCCGAGCCGGGCCCGTTCCGTGGCCGCCGCGGCGAGCGTCAGGGCGATCAGCGGGTCGGCGACCGAGCGGTACGCGTCGGGCCAGGGGCGGCCCGGGATTCCGTACAGGCCCTGTGTGGCGGGCTCGGGGTAGAGGATGCGCTCGTGGACCCACAGGCTTTCGTAGCCCATGTCCTCGGCGGCCCGTGCCACCGCGGGGACGTCGCGTCCGATGTCGTACTGACTGCCCTGGGGCAGGCCCAGTCCGAGAGGGGTCGCCATACCGGTGCTCCTTTGCGTCGGGTACGCCGAGAACGGTCGTTTCAACGTACAACGATCGCTGTCAGTCCGGCAGCGGCGTCAGCAGGATCCGGCCCACCAGACCCACCGCCCCGTCCAGCCGCTCCCCGAACTCCTCCGCCACGCACGGCAGTTCCCGCAGCGCCCACAGTGCCCGCCCCGACGCCCAGGCGCCGTCCCTGGCCCGCTCCAGGCTCCAGGAACCGGCGAGGTGTGTCAGCGGGTCGCCGACCTGGAGGAGGTCGGGGCCCGGCATCAGCTCCTCGCGGATGCGCTCCTCCAGGGAGACGAGCGAGTCGCCCACGCGGTCGAACTCGTCCTCCAGATCGGCCGGTTCGCACCCGAGTGCCCGGCAGCTGTCGACGACGGCCAGCGCGAGGTCGTGCCCGATGTGCGCGTTGATGCCGGCGAGCGCGAACTGCAGGGGGTGGATTCCGGGATGGCGGCGGTACTGGAACAGCGGGCGCCAGCAGGCGGGCGGGCGGCGCCCCTCGGCCGCCGCGTCGACGGCCGCGAGGTACCGATGGGCGAAGCGGACGGCCAGGGTGCTCGCGGCGTGGGTGTCGGGGAAGGCGCCCCGGCCGAGGCGCCGGGCGACTTCGTCGGTCACCGTGAGGTAGACGCGGTTGAAGACGGCGACCCCGTCGCGCGGCGGCCAGTCGGCGCCGAGCGCCCGCATCCGCGCCAGCACGCCGTCGACGTCGTCGGCCCCTCGGGCCCGGGTCCTGAACTCTGCGAAACGCTCCACCTGCGCCATGGGGGCAGGGTCCCAGCCCCGGCCCGCCCCGGACGCCAGCGCACCGGGCACTTCCCCGAAACGAGGGAACGCACGGCGTGCGGGGCGGGCGGGGAGTGGACGCGGCTCGGCGCGCCCACTCCCCGCGCATGGCTGTGCACACCCTCTCCCGTGTACGCCTACGGGTGGGCGCGTGAGTCGGCCGGCTCCGGAGCCGCGACCGAGGGCGGAACCTGCGCGGGACGCCGCTTGCCGAGCCCGAGCGCCGTACCCCCGATGACCAGCGCCGAAGCCACCAGCGCCGCGCTGAACCAGAGCGGCGCGCGGTAGCCGAGCCCGGCGGAGATCGCGAGGCCGCCGAGCCACGGGCCGAGCGCGGCGCCCACGTTGAACGCGGCCGTCGCGAACCCGCCCGCCAGGTGGGGCGCGTCGGCCGCGGCGTACAGCGCCCGCGCGATCAGCGTGGAGCCGACCCCGAACGACAGCGCGCCCTGGACGAGGACCAGGACGACCACCGCCGCCGGATGCGCCGCCGTCACCGCGAACAGGACCCACCCGGCGAGCAGCGCGAGCGAGCCGAACACGAGGACGGGCAGGGGCCTGACGTCGGCGAGGCGCCCGGCCGCGGCGACTCCGACGAAGGAGCCGACGCCGAACAGCGCGAGCATCGCGGGCACCCAGCCGGAGCCGAGACCGGCGACATGGGTGACGACGGGGGAGAGGTAGGTGAACGTGCAGAACGTCGCGCCGTTGACCAGCGCGCCGAGCAGCAGCGTCACCAGGAGCCGCGGACCGCGCAGCGCGCCCAGCTCCCCGAGCACACCCGCTTTCCCGGCCTCGGGCGTCCCCGCGGGAACGGCCCGCGCGATGGCGAGCACGGCGGGCAGTGAGAGCAGGGCCACCGCCCAGAACGCGGAGCGCCAGCCCCACGCCTCGCCGAGCAGCGCGCCCGCGGGCACGCCCGCGACACAGGCGACGGTCACGCCGCCGAGCAGGGCGGACGTGGCGCGTCCCTTCGCGTCGGGCTCGACCATGCTCGTGGCGGTGACCAGTGCGACGGCGAGGAAGCCGGCGTTGGCGAGCGCGCCGACGACACGGGTCACCAGGAGCACAGCGAAGCTCGTGGTGAGCGCGCCGACGACATGGACGAGCAGGAAGGTGACGAGGAAGACGAGGAGCGCGCCGCGGCGCGAGAAGCGGCGGCTCAGAATGGCCATGAGCGGCGCGCCGACGATCATTCCCACGGCGAACGCCGAGGTCAGATGGCCCGCGGCCGGAACGGTGACGGACAGGTCGCGCGCGATGTCGGGGATCAGTCCCGACAGCATGAACTCGGAGGTTCCTTGCGCGAAGACGGCAAGCCCGAGGAGGTACAGGGCAAAGGGCACAGCGGGACTCCGCAACCACGATGTGGATCGACAGGATCAGGGCACGGGGCGGTGATCCGGTGGCGGCGGCGGCCCGTGGGCCGGCACGTCAGCGCTGTGGCGCGAGAAGCCACCGGACAACCGGTGGCGTGAGTCTGTCGGACTCGGGAGTGGACATGGTGCGCACCCTAATCAGGCGTGACGCACCACGTCCAACGATTTGCGGACAGGCTGTCAGCCGCGCTCGCGGTCCTCTTCGTCGTAGGTGGACGTGCCCGAATCCAG
The window above is part of the Streptomyces venezuelae genome. Proteins encoded here:
- a CDS encoding TIGR03619 family F420-dependent LLM class oxidoreductase, with product MATPLGLGLPQGSQYDIGRDVPAVARAAEDMGYESLWVHERILYPEPATQGLYGIPGRPWPDAYRSVADPLIALTLAAAATERARLGTSVLVAPLHIPFQLARSLASLDAASGGRVVAGFGTGWSRDEYAAASVAPYERRGKVLDELLDVCRAVWGPDPVAYEGELTTIAPSVVGPKPAGPIPVLLPANSPRALRRLVDRADGWMPVAAGPEALAEQAKTLKELATERGRTRPLHTVLRANTRYTPKAHEGARRAPFQGNVAQIVEDLAAHASTGAVDEILIDLAGSTGDAEELRDVAAEVYGAVRAAGV
- a CDS encoding DUF5995 family protein, translating into MAQVERFAEFRTRARGADDVDGVLARMRALGADWPPRDGVAVFNRVYLTVTDEVARRLGRGAFPDTHAASTLAVRFAHRYLAAVDAAAEGRRPPACWRPLFQYRRHPGIHPLQFALAGINAHIGHDLALAVVDSCRALGCEPADLEDEFDRVGDSLVSLEERIREELMPGPDLLQVGDPLTHLAGSWSLERARDGAWASGRALWALRELPCVAEEFGERLDGAVGLVGRILLTPLPD
- a CDS encoding Cmx/CmrA family chloramphenicol efflux MFS transporter, translated to MPFALYLLGLAVFAQGTSEFMLSGLIPDIARDLSVTVPAAGHLTSAFAVGMIVGAPLMAILSRRFSRRGALLVFLVTFLLVHVVGALTTSFAVLLVTRVVGALANAGFLAVALVTATSMVEPDAKGRATSALLGGVTVACVAGVPAGALLGEAWGWRSAFWAVALLSLPAVLAIARAVPAGTPEAGKAGVLGELGALRGPRLLVTLLLGALVNGATFCTFTYLSPVVTHVAGLGSGWVPAMLALFGVGSFVGVAAAGRLADVRPLPVLVFGSLALLAGWVLFAVTAAHPAAVVVLVLVQGALSFGVGSTLIARALYAAADAPHLAGGFATAAFNVGAALGPWLGGLAISAGLGYRAPLWFSAALVASALVIGGTALGLGKRRPAQVPPSVAAPEPADSRAHP